In the genome of Carnobacterium viridans, one region contains:
- a CDS encoding TIGR01906 family membrane protein, translated as MKSTVIYLLGFFCLFFFILSVSIAITINFTPLYTFDITYLNIADEIGMTKEVILKNYGVLINYLNFPWITELKMSDFPSSEKGLFHFFEVKKLFLLDYVTLVISGIGSILFLNYLKRKKGMWKLVRFFQWGSIIPPLLIVTLFINFDTLFVLFHKIFFNNDAWLFNPSTDPIILALPEAFFMHSLILAFGVIEFLFIIGYFISKKQWVKYEKKTP; from the coding sequence ATGAAATCAACAGTCATTTACTTATTGGGATTTTTTTGTCTATTCTTTTTCATTCTTTCAGTATCAATTGCCATTACCATCAACTTTACACCGCTATACACATTTGATATCACTTATCTGAACATAGCAGATGAAATTGGAATGACAAAAGAGGTTATATTAAAGAATTACGGTGTATTAATAAATTACTTGAATTTTCCTTGGATAACGGAGCTTAAGATGTCTGACTTTCCAAGTTCTGAAAAAGGCTTATTTCATTTTTTTGAAGTGAAAAAGTTGTTTTTGCTTGATTACGTTACCTTAGTAATCTCCGGTATCGGATCCATTTTATTTCTAAACTATCTAAAAAGAAAAAAAGGAATGTGGAAACTTGTTCGTTTCTTTCAGTGGGGATCCATCATACCGCCACTATTGATTGTCACTTTATTTATCAATTTTGATACACTATTCGTCTTGTTTCATAAAATATTTTTTAACAATGATGCTTGGTTATTCAATCCTAGCACCGATCCGATTATATTAGCTTTACCCGAAGCATTCTTTATGCATAGTCTTATATTGGCATTTGGAGTAATCGAATTTTTGTTTATAATAGGGTATTTCATTTCAAAGAAACAATGGGTAAAATACGAAAAAAAGACTCCTTGA
- a CDS encoding heavy metal translocating P-type ATPase, translated as MNDKKGKQPDHEHIDHSKMDHSKMDHSKMDHSKMDHSKMDHSKMAHDDHEGHAGNSGHEHHHHGSFKAIFLKSLPLGIVVMLLTPMMGISLPFQISFLYSDILAAVLSTILIIYGGKPFYMGAIDEFKQKDPGMMSLITLGIGVSYLYSVYAVIARYVTGEHMMDFFFEFASLLLIMLLGHWIEMKALGEAGNAQKSLAELVPKDAYVVLEDDAVESRPVSQLQVGDVIRVQAGENIPADGVIQRGQSRVNEALLTGESKPIEKNAGDQVIGGSTNQEGVLYIEVQETGDKSFISQVQTLVAQAQSQPSRAENLAKKVASSLFYVAIAVALIAFIVWLFITDVQTAIIFTVTTLVIACPHALGLAIPLVVSRSTSLGASHGLLVKDREALELATKADVMILDKTGTLTSGEFKVLNAESLSKDYSKEEVLALMSGIEGGSSHPIAQSIVGFAEKQKVKPINFDSINVVSGAGVEGEANGRRYELISQKAFGQKVDFEIPKGSTVSLLVEEGEAIGAVALGDELKSTSKELMEVLKARGIKPIMATGDNEKAAQGVAEELGIDYKANQSPQDKYDLVESLKKEGKTVIMVGDGVNDSPSLALADVGVAIGAGTQVALDSADVVLVRSDPGDIESFIELANKTTRKMKQNLIWGAGYNFIAIPIAAGILAPIGITLAPAFGAVLMSISTVIVAINAMTLRLEKKAV; from the coding sequence ATGAATGACAAAAAGGGGAAACAGCCAGATCATGAACATATAGACCACAGTAAAATGGATCATAGCAAGATGGATCACAGTAAAATGGATCATAGCAAGATGGATCACAGTAAAATGGATCATAGCAAGATGGCTCACGATGATCATGAGGGACATGCCGGAAATAGTGGTCACGAACACCATCATCATGGAAGTTTTAAAGCCATATTCTTAAAATCTCTGCCACTTGGAATCGTTGTTATGTTACTGACTCCAATGATGGGCATTAGCCTGCCATTTCAAATTTCGTTTCTCTATTCAGATATCCTGGCTGCTGTATTATCTACCATATTGATAATTTATGGTGGGAAACCCTTTTATATGGGTGCTATTGATGAGTTTAAACAAAAAGATCCAGGAATGATGTCGCTCATTACACTAGGGATAGGTGTCTCTTATTTATACAGTGTTTATGCCGTTATCGCTCGGTACGTTACGGGTGAACACATGATGGACTTTTTCTTTGAGTTTGCCTCACTGCTCCTAATTATGTTGCTTGGTCACTGGATTGAAATGAAAGCATTAGGAGAAGCTGGAAATGCTCAGAAGTCCCTTGCTGAATTAGTACCGAAAGATGCATATGTTGTTTTGGAAGATGATGCTGTCGAATCCCGTCCTGTATCCCAACTGCAAGTGGGGGATGTTATACGCGTTCAGGCTGGCGAAAATATTCCAGCAGATGGCGTGATCCAAAGAGGACAATCACGAGTCAATGAAGCTCTTTTGACTGGTGAATCGAAACCGATTGAAAAAAATGCTGGAGACCAAGTAATTGGGGGGTCAACAAACCAAGAAGGTGTCTTATATATTGAGGTACAAGAAACCGGCGACAAATCGTTCATCTCCCAAGTACAAACGTTAGTTGCTCAGGCACAAAGCCAACCCTCTCGAGCAGAGAATCTTGCCAAAAAAGTAGCAAGCTCGTTGTTTTATGTTGCTATAGCTGTAGCCTTGATTGCCTTTATAGTCTGGCTGTTTATAACCGATGTACAAACCGCCATTATCTTTACGGTAACCACCTTAGTAATTGCTTGTCCACATGCTTTAGGGTTAGCGATTCCTCTTGTTGTCTCACGAAGTACCAGTTTAGGTGCAAGCCACGGATTATTAGTCAAAGACCGTGAAGCATTGGAATTGGCTACAAAGGCTGATGTAATGATTTTAGATAAAACTGGAACATTGACCTCCGGGGAATTTAAAGTCTTAAATGCGGAATCGTTAAGTAAAGACTATAGTAAAGAGGAAGTGCTTGCCTTAATGTCCGGCATCGAAGGAGGATCCAGCCATCCAATTGCGCAATCAATCGTAGGATTTGCTGAAAAACAAAAAGTTAAACCGATTAACTTTGATTCTATCAATGTAGTATCCGGTGCTGGGGTTGAAGGTGAAGCAAATGGACGTCGCTATGAATTAATCAGTCAAAAAGCATTTGGACAGAAAGTTGATTTTGAGATTCCAAAAGGATCAACGGTTAGTCTTTTAGTTGAAGAAGGGGAGGCTATCGGTGCTGTTGCTTTAGGGGATGAATTGAAATCAACTAGTAAAGAACTTATGGAAGTATTGAAAGCTAGGGGTATCAAGCCCATTATGGCTACCGGTGATAATGAAAAAGCCGCTCAAGGGGTTGCAGAAGAATTGGGAATCGACTATAAAGCAAACCAATCTCCGCAAGACAAATATGATTTAGTTGAATCATTGAAAAAAGAAGGCAAGACAGTGATCATGGTAGGTGACGGCGTGAATGATTCCCCATCACTAGCCTTGGCTGACGTTGGTGTGGCTATTGGAGCAGGTACTCAGGTAGCCCTTGATTCAGCTGATGTCGTTTTAGTTCGGTCCGATCCGGGAGACATTGAATCGTTTATCGAACTAGCCAATAAAACAACGCGTAAGATGAAACAAAACCTAATTTGGGGTGCCGGCTATAACTTTATCGCTATCCCGATAGCAGCAGGTATCTTAGCACCGATAGGGATTACGTTAGCACCGGCTTTCGGAGCTGTCCTAATGTCAATTTCAACAGTTATCGTGGCCATTAACGCGATGACTTTACGATTAGAAAAAAAAGCAGTATAA
- a CDS encoding heavy-metal-associated domain-containing protein, with protein MKREVLVEGMKCEGCANTVQERFEAIEGVESVAIDLVNKKAVLESQSDIDKDKLVSALSDTKYSVING; from the coding sequence ATGAAAAGAGAAGTATTGGTAGAAGGCATGAAATGTGAAGGTTGCGCTAACACAGTGCAAGAAAGATTTGAAGCCATTGAAGGCGTAGAGTCAGTTGCAATCGATTTGGTGAATAAAAAAGCGGTTCTTGAAAGCCAATCTGATATTGATAAAGATAAGCTTGTCTCCGCTCTTTCTGATACCAAATATTCTGTAATAAATGGATAA
- a CDS encoding heavy metal translocating P-type ATPase, which translates to MESKVFSIEGMTCASCAQTIEKATSKLPGVKAANVNLATEKMTIQFNELSLTESDIQKAVTDAGYTAKPNTLQKTFNIEGMTCSSCAQTIEKATQKLAGVNNSAVNLATEKMTVQYDPTVLNVSDITKAVTDAGYEAHEEVDSAAAVDLDREKKQQHIKEMWHRFLMSAIFTLPLLYIAMGHMLGLSLPEIVDPMMSPITFSLTQLILTLPVMYYGRSFFTVGFKTLFKGHPNMDSLVALGTSAAFVYSLFGTYMIYVGDTSFTMVLYYESAAVILTLITLGKYFEAVSKGKTSEAIKKLMGLAPKTARVLRNDQEMEIAIDEVQVEDIIVVRPGEKLPVDGIVMEGNTSIDESMLTGESMPVEKKPSDNVIGASINKNGSFQYKATKVGKDTALSQIIKLVEDAQGSKAPIAKLADQISGIFVPIVIVLAVLAGLAWFFLGQESWIFALTITISVLVIACPCALGLATPTAIMVGTGKGAENGVLIKSGGALETTHKIGTIIFDKTGTITEGKPKVTDIVTTNGLSETDLLILAASAEKGSEHPLGEAIVNGAKERNLALIKTESFKAIPGLGIEVIINGQHLLLGNKKLMTESRISLEKLAAASDKLADQGKTPMYIAKDGNIAGIIAVADTVKENSLKAIEKLHRMGIEVAMITGDNKRTAEAIAKQVGIDRVMSEVLPEDKANEVKKLQAEGKKVAMVGDGINDAPALAQADTGIAIGSGTDVAMESADIVLMRSDLMDVPTAVELSKATIKNIKENLFWAFAYNILGIPVAMGLLYLFGGPLLSPIIAAAAMSFSSVSVLINALRLKRFKPSSVK; encoded by the coding sequence ATGGAAAGCAAAGTGTTTAGCATAGAGGGTATGACGTGTGCCTCTTGTGCACAAACAATTGAAAAAGCTACAAGTAAGTTACCAGGTGTAAAAGCAGCAAATGTTAATTTAGCTACTGAAAAAATGACTATCCAATTTAATGAATTATCTTTGACAGAATCAGATATTCAAAAAGCTGTAACAGATGCAGGGTATACAGCGAAACCAAATACGCTTCAAAAGACGTTTAACATAGAAGGAATGACTTGTTCTTCTTGTGCACAAACCATTGAGAAGGCAACGCAAAAACTTGCAGGGGTGAACAACTCAGCTGTTAATCTGGCAACTGAAAAAATGACAGTCCAGTATGATCCAACCGTATTGAATGTATCGGATATAACAAAAGCCGTAACCGATGCTGGGTATGAAGCTCATGAGGAAGTCGACTCTGCAGCAGCAGTCGATTTGGACCGTGAAAAAAAACAACAGCATATTAAAGAGATGTGGCACAGATTTTTAATGTCGGCTATTTTCACATTACCATTACTATATATTGCCATGGGGCATATGTTAGGTTTGTCACTACCAGAAATTGTTGATCCAATGATGTCTCCTATAACCTTTTCTCTAACTCAATTAATATTAACACTTCCAGTCATGTATTATGGTCGCAGTTTCTTTACGGTTGGATTCAAAACCTTATTTAAAGGACATCCAAATATGGATTCTCTTGTTGCACTCGGCACCAGTGCCGCATTTGTTTATAGTCTATTTGGAACCTATATGATTTATGTGGGCGATACCAGCTTCACGATGGTTCTTTATTATGAATCTGCAGCTGTCATTTTAACGCTGATTACATTAGGAAAATATTTCGAAGCAGTTTCAAAAGGTAAAACGTCAGAAGCGATAAAAAAACTGATGGGTCTAGCACCAAAAACAGCACGTGTATTGCGCAACGATCAAGAAATGGAAATAGCAATTGATGAAGTTCAGGTTGAAGATATTATTGTTGTTCGCCCCGGTGAAAAACTACCGGTTGATGGAATCGTAATGGAGGGAAATACCTCAATCGATGAGTCGATGTTGACCGGTGAAAGTATGCCGGTGGAAAAGAAACCAAGCGACAACGTTATTGGTGCAAGCATTAATAAAAACGGAAGTTTCCAATACAAAGCAACAAAAGTTGGGAAAGATACTGCCTTATCTCAAATCATTAAATTGGTGGAAGATGCCCAAGGCTCAAAAGCTCCGATTGCCAAATTAGCTGACCAAATTTCTGGTATTTTTGTTCCAATTGTAATAGTTCTAGCTGTTCTAGCTGGTCTAGCCTGGTTCTTCTTAGGACAAGAATCTTGGATTTTTGCTTTAACCATTACGATTTCGGTACTGGTTATCGCTTGTCCATGTGCATTGGGCTTGGCAACACCAACAGCTATCATGGTTGGAACGGGTAAAGGAGCCGAAAATGGAGTTTTGATTAAAAGTGGTGGGGCTTTGGAAACCACTCATAAAATTGGGACAATTATTTTTGATAAAACAGGAACTATTACAGAAGGAAAACCAAAGGTAACCGATATTGTGACTACAAATGGTCTTTCTGAAACTGACCTATTGATTTTAGCTGCCTCTGCCGAAAAAGGTTCTGAGCATCCACTGGGTGAAGCCATTGTGAATGGAGCAAAAGAAAGAAACTTGGCATTAATTAAAACAGAATCATTTAAGGCCATTCCTGGATTGGGTATTGAAGTAATTATTAACGGTCAACATTTATTGCTTGGCAATAAAAAACTAATGACTGAAAGCCGTATTTCGTTGGAAAAATTAGCTGCAGCTTCAGATAAGTTAGCTGATCAAGGTAAAACGCCCATGTATATTGCGAAGGATGGAAACATTGCCGGTATTATTGCCGTTGCTGATACCGTTAAAGAAAATAGTTTAAAAGCCATTGAAAAATTACACAGAATGGGTATTGAAGTAGCCATGATTACAGGAGATAACAAACGAACTGCCGAAGCGATTGCTAAACAAGTTGGTATCGATCGTGTAATGAGTGAAGTATTGCCAGAAGATAAAGCGAATGAAGTGAAAAAACTACAAGCTGAAGGTAAAAAAGTTGCCATGGTCGGGGATGGTATCAATGATGCTCCAGCCTTAGCGCAAGCGGATACTGGTATCGCGATTGGTTCCGGTACAGATGTTGCAATGGAATCAGCTGATATTGTTTTGATGAGAAGTGATTTGATGGACGTTCCAACAGCGGTCGAATTAAGTAAAGCCACAATCAAAAATATCAAGGAAAACCTATTCTGGGCATTTGCTTACAATATATTAGGCATTCCAGTGGCAATGGGACTACTATATCTCTTCGGAGGCCCTTTATTGAGTCCAATTATTGCAGCCGCAGCAATGAGCTTTAGCTCTGTATCTGTACTAATAAACGCATTACGATTAAAAAGATTCAAACCTTCTTCTGTTAAGTAA
- a CDS encoding CopY/TcrY family copper transport repressor codes for MMVMNIQIKITDAEWEVMRVVWAHGSVTSREIIEILESKMQWKAPTIKTLIGRLVEKGALATSPEGRKFIYTAKVSEQESMDVYTEDILSRVCNKHIGKFIADLVEEAALSKKDIASLMELLQKKSESALEVVPCECVTGQCECHLHHS; via the coding sequence ATAATGGTGATGAATATCCAAATTAAAATTACAGACGCTGAATGGGAAGTCATGCGGGTTGTTTGGGCACACGGGTCAGTGACCAGTCGAGAAATCATCGAAATTTTAGAGAGTAAAATGCAATGGAAGGCCCCAACAATCAAAACGTTGATAGGCCGTTTGGTTGAAAAAGGCGCACTGGCTACTTCTCCAGAAGGAAGAAAGTTCATTTACACTGCGAAAGTTAGTGAGCAAGAGAGTATGGATGTATACACAGAAGATATCCTTTCTCGGGTTTGTAACAAACATATTGGCAAGTTCATTGCTGATTTGGTAGAGGAAGCAGCACTGAGCAAAAAGGATATTGCAAGTTTAATGGAACTATTGCAGAAAAAATCAGAAAGCGCTTTGGAAGTAGTTCCGTGTGAATGTGTAACGGGACAATGTGAATGTCACTTACATCATTCCTAA
- the gap gene encoding type I glyceraldehyde-3-phosphate dehydrogenase, with amino-acid sequence MTIKIAINGFGRIGRLAFRRIKELRDSELQVVAVNDLTNNEDLAYSLKYDTAYGIFPYDIEVRGDSILVDGKEVKTFEEKDAKKLPWSDLDIDIVLECTGFYTTNEKAQAHIDAGAKKVIISAPTKDEETKVVVFGVNQEILSPSDKIISAASCTTNGLALMTKILVDEFGIQRGLMSGSRAYTATQNMQDASGGRKSRAGAQNVIPVTTGAANALGKVVPEVKGIITGTTTRVPVITAGFVELFSVLDREVTVDQINEVMKAAANDSYGYTEDEIVSSDVVGDTHGSVFDATLTEVLDANGGQLVKTVAWYDNEYGFVSNMIRLVEHFSKLV; translated from the coding sequence ATGACAATAAAAATAGCTATTAATGGGTTTGGTCGTATTGGACGCTTAGCATTTCGCCGTATTAAAGAGTTGAGGGACTCAGAACTACAGGTTGTTGCAGTAAATGATTTAACAAATAATGAGGATTTAGCCTACTCTTTAAAATACGATACTGCATATGGGATTTTCCCTTATGATATCGAGGTAAGAGGCGATTCAATTCTGGTTGATGGCAAAGAAGTTAAAACATTCGAAGAAAAGGATGCCAAAAAACTACCATGGTCCGATTTGGACATTGATATCGTTTTGGAATGTACAGGCTTCTACACAACTAATGAAAAAGCACAGGCACACATAGACGCTGGAGCTAAAAAAGTAATTATTTCAGCACCAACTAAAGATGAAGAAACGAAAGTCGTTGTCTTTGGTGTCAACCAAGAGATTTTGAGTCCAAGTGACAAAATTATTTCCGCCGCTTCCTGTACGACAAATGGTTTAGCCTTAATGACAAAAATATTAGTGGACGAGTTTGGGATTCAACGAGGCCTGATGTCAGGATCGCGTGCCTATACAGCGACACAAAACATGCAAGATGCTTCCGGGGGACGTAAAAGTCGCGCAGGTGCTCAAAATGTCATTCCTGTTACGACTGGCGCTGCCAACGCATTAGGAAAAGTCGTTCCAGAGGTTAAAGGGATCATTACGGGTACCACCACACGGGTTCCTGTCATTACTGCGGGCTTTGTAGAACTGTTCTCGGTGTTGGATAGAGAGGTAACCGTTGATCAGATTAACGAAGTGATGAAGGCAGCCGCGAATGATTCATATGGGTACACTGAGGATGAAATTGTTTCCTCCGATGTCGTGGGGGATACACATGGATCCGTTTTTGATGCAACGTTAACAGAAGTATTAGATGCAAATGGGGGACAATTGGTTAAAACAGTTGCTTGGTACGATAACGAATATGGCTTTGTAAGCAATATGATCCGTCTTGTAGAACACTTTTCGAAGTTGGTTTAA
- a CDS encoding YdhK family protein has protein sequence MNKKKIISGVITLSSLALLAACTPQDSGNQESVDTSEQSSTPTVENSSESDMMNESESMDDMGGMMHDDSGEIPEGLQEAENPTYTVGDTVTIQTDHMAGMEGATGTIVGAFDTVAYEVSYDPTNGGPREENHKWVIHEEIADAGEEPFEPGDEVTLEANHMEGMEGATATIDDAKSTTVYMIDYQPTTGGEEVENHKWVTDSELSAE, from the coding sequence ATGAATAAGAAGAAAATTATTAGTGGGGTAATAACCTTATCCTCTTTAGCTCTGCTAGCTGCTTGCACACCCCAAGATAGTGGCAACCAAGAATCTGTTGATACAAGTGAACAATCCAGTACTCCAACTGTTGAAAATAGTTCCGAGTCTGATATGATGAATGAATCGGAAAGTATGGACGATATGGGAGGCATGATGCATGATGATTCTGGCGAAATACCAGAAGGTCTACAAGAGGCAGAAAATCCAACTTATACAGTTGGAGACACGGTGACTATCCAAACCGACCATATGGCCGGCATGGAAGGGGCTACCGGAACAATTGTGGGCGCTTTTGACACTGTAGCCTACGAGGTATCCTATGATCCTACGAATGGCGGCCCGCGCGAAGAGAATCACAAATGGGTAATTCACGAGGAGATTGCGGATGCAGGAGAGGAACCTTTCGAACCAGGAGACGAGGTAACCTTGGAAGCCAACCACATGGAAGGCATGGAAGGCGCAACGGCTACGATTGACGATGCTAAAAGCACCACAGTATACATGATTGACTACCAGCCAACCACGGGTGGAGAGGAAGTCGAGAACCATAAATGGGTAACCGACTCGGAGCTTTCTGCTGAGTAA
- a CDS encoding type II toxin-antitoxin system RelE/ParE family toxin, whose product MILLKVKFSSNIFRCLYFHKSNSKYTITHGFTKKLLQEKLLNQKSIVKTT is encoded by the coding sequence ATAATCCTACTTAAAGTAAAATTCTCAAGCAATATTTTTAGGTGTTTATATTTCCATAAGAGCAATAGCAAGTATACTATTACTCATGGTTTCACAAAAAAACTCCTTCAAGAGAAATTACTAAATCAAAAGAGTATCGTAAAGACTACCTAG
- a CDS encoding NusG domain II-containing protein: MWRAIPIKKYLKSVKPFTIIIVSLLIIVSVLSAVIFAVQNTQNEASKLYAVISINGEEVDRFLLTENEENQLITYYPAPGKYNIIEIDGERIRNKEDNSPRQIAVRTGWIQDSGQTILNLPHRLIIEIVSDNPEEAEIDVISQ; the protein is encoded by the coding sequence ATGTGGAGGGCAATCCCAATTAAAAAATATCTAAAAAGTGTAAAACCTTTTACCATTATTATTGTCTCCCTGCTGATTATTGTTTCTGTGTTATCAGCGGTCATCTTTGCAGTACAAAATACGCAAAATGAAGCAAGCAAGCTATATGCAGTGATTTCTATCAATGGAGAGGAAGTAGACCGTTTCCTTTTGACAGAAAATGAGGAAAACCAGCTAATCACCTATTATCCGGCTCCCGGGAAGTATAATATTATCGAGATTGATGGGGAGCGGATTCGTAACAAGGAAGATAACAGCCCCCGGCAAATCGCTGTACGGACAGGCTGGATTCAAGATTCTGGACAAACTATCCTTAACTTACCCCATCGATTGATTATCGAAATCGTGTCCGATAATCCAGAAGAGGCAGAGATTGATGTCATTTCCCAGTAA
- a CDS encoding UDP-N-acetylmuramoyl-L-alanyl-D-glutamate--2,6-diaminopimelate ligase produces MKITDILKMGHLNYSEPLNQSRNVKGITDNSNEVRPGYIFIAIKGHKEDGNIYTQQAILNGAILIIGEDDFTNLTVPYLKVKNARKTLGQVAKKFYKDPSKNKIMIGITGTNGKTTIGFFIKQLLEKQGYSVSSIGTIYNEINGKRIQSVNTTPNAKTINQLLTASTDQVVVMEVSSQGLAQNRLEGIQFDYALFNNLQHDHLDYHGTMEEYFECKALLFEKLKLDGTAIINYNDRWGKKLTERLTAQGKKVITVGEEPTNQVQILAKELNNVSVRYKNKEYNLRTPLPGVHNLENLTMSSCVAHELEVPYEQVTTYMSQFSGIAGRFEIFHLANKVTVVVDYAHTPDALATSINTAISNGAKRIITVFGFAGNRDESKRKAMLENVCRLSTYAILTVTELFGSTIDNLYSDYISIQKECQVEEKTSIIMDRTLAIQKAIWEAQSGDWVLLLGKGHEQYKENYSLKTKTDQETVQYLQGQGNQLSTLKTLIGNEKELINKLQQGREN; encoded by the coding sequence ATGAAAATAACAGATATACTAAAAATGGGTCATTTAAACTACAGCGAACCCTTGAATCAGTCACGAAACGTAAAAGGGATCACCGATAATTCAAATGAAGTCCGCCCTGGCTATATATTCATAGCAATCAAAGGGCACAAGGAAGATGGGAACATCTATACCCAGCAAGCCATTCTAAATGGGGCAATCCTGATCATTGGCGAAGATGATTTCACTAATTTAACCGTTCCCTATTTGAAAGTAAAAAATGCTCGAAAGACATTGGGTCAAGTGGCAAAGAAATTTTATAAAGATCCCTCAAAAAATAAAATTATGATCGGCATTACTGGGACAAATGGCAAAACAACAATCGGTTTCTTTATTAAACAGCTATTAGAAAAACAGGGTTACAGCGTTTCCTCGATTGGGACCATCTACAATGAAATCAATGGGAAAAGAATCCAATCCGTCAATACGACACCAAATGCAAAAACAATCAATCAATTGTTAACAGCCTCAACGGACCAAGTTGTGGTCATGGAAGTTTCCTCTCAAGGCTTAGCACAAAACCGTTTGGAGGGAATCCAGTTTGATTATGCTTTATTTAATAATTTACAGCATGATCATTTAGATTATCACGGCACAATGGAAGAATACTTTGAATGCAAAGCCTTGTTGTTCGAAAAACTTAAACTGGATGGTACAGCCATAATCAATTATAATGACCGCTGGGGCAAAAAACTGACCGAACGTTTGACTGCACAAGGAAAAAAAGTCATAACCGTTGGCGAAGAACCAACTAATCAGGTTCAAATTTTAGCTAAAGAGCTAAATAACGTTTCAGTAAGGTATAAAAATAAGGAGTATAACTTGCGTACACCCTTACCTGGAGTGCATAATTTAGAAAATTTAACGATGTCTAGTTGTGTCGCTCATGAACTAGAAGTACCTTATGAGCAAGTCACAACGTATATGTCGCAGTTTTCCGGTATTGCAGGACGATTTGAAATTTTTCACTTAGCCAATAAGGTAACGGTCGTCGTTGATTACGCTCATACACCAGATGCTCTGGCGACCTCGATCAATACAGCCATCAGCAATGGTGCAAAACGCATCATAACCGTATTTGGGTTTGCAGGCAATCGTGATGAATCCAAGCGAAAAGCGATGTTAGAAAATGTTTGCCGGTTAAGTACGTATGCTATTTTAACGGTAACCGAACTTTTTGGTTCAACAATCGACAACTTATATTCCGATTATATATCCATCCAAAAAGAGTGTCAGGTAGAAGAGAAAACGAGTATCATCATGGATCGAACATTAGCTATTCAAAAAGCGATTTGGGAAGCTCAATCAGGTGACTGGGTGTTATTATTAGGCAAAGGACATGAGCAATACAAAGAAAACTACTCTTTAAAGACTAAAACAGATCAAGAAACCGTACAATATTTGCAAGGACAAGGGAATCAGCTCTCAACCTTAAAAACGTTGATCGGTAATGAGAAAGAGTTGATTAATAAGTTACAACAAGGAAGAGAGAACTGA
- a CDS encoding conjugal transfer protein TrbL family protein, giving the protein MGEKIASMFQEWITDLLETTFNMLGNLIFDHDALSGFFSQLYGVFVAFGGVMLVTIALAKVLIFLLSEADGSRDASVWGLIVDSFKASAMVLILPLILIFSLDMIVYPLGNWMFSSIGGMTIDKIHQFRKIEDVSQVAPNVISTLILLLFILIVFATFLIKICIYHADLVLLELLSVWAAISIINEEYNYMSVWWREFLSQIVSIIVQMGLMVGIVEVLSSTTFEWYSFMLLIGFGVLIIRGPSVLRSMWYGTGSGKATMQGSKMATRMYMMRAKSVTSAASAAK; this is encoded by the coding sequence GTGGGAGAAAAAATAGCTTCAATGTTTCAAGAATGGATTACTGACTTATTAGAAACTACTTTTAATATGTTAGGAAATCTTATTTTCGATCACGATGCACTTAGTGGTTTTTTCTCGCAACTATATGGTGTTTTTGTAGCTTTTGGTGGCGTGATGTTGGTTACGATTGCTTTAGCTAAAGTGCTGATTTTTTTGTTGTCTGAAGCTGATGGAAGTCGTGATGCTTCTGTATGGGGATTGATAGTTGATTCTTTTAAAGCCAGTGCCATGGTGTTGATTTTGCCTTTAATTTTAATTTTTTCGCTTGATATGATTGTTTATCCACTAGGTAATTGGATGTTTAGTTCAATTGGTGGAATGACGATTGATAAAATACATCAGTTCAGAAAAATAGAGGATGTTTCACAAGTAGCACCAAATGTAATTAGTACTCTTATTTTACTTTTATTTATATTGATTGTATTTGCGACCTTTTTAATTAAAATATGTATTTATCATGCGGATCTTGTCTTGTTGGAGTTGTTGAGCGTTTGGGCAGCAATATCTATTATTAATGAGGAATATAATTACATGTCTGTATGGTGGCGCGAATTTTTAAGTCAAATCGTGAGTATTATTGTCCAAATGGGATTAATGGTAGGAATTGTAGAAGTATTATCTAGTACAACCTTTGAATGGTACAGCTTTATGTTGCTAATTGGTTTTGGTGTATTAATTATTCGCGGTCCGAGTGTTCTAAGAAGCATGTGGTATGGAACGGGATCCGGTAAAGCAACTATGCAAGGTAGTAAAATGGCTACTAGAATGTATATGATGCGAGCTAAAAGTGTAACAAGTGCAGCTTCAGCAGCAAAATAA